One Dermacentor albipictus isolate Rhodes 1998 colony chromosome 10, USDA_Dalb.pri_finalv2, whole genome shotgun sequence genomic window, GAATAGCATGCCGTTAAAAGTAATAGCGTAGGATATCACTAATTCATCTTCAGATCTGCATAAGCGTCCAGAGTTGTTCAAGGACACCGTTAACGATTACGAATCTGTTTCGACAGATCATAAACGCAGTCCTAGCCGTGCTGGCTACCGTCGCATCGGCTggataccttggtggatacggaGGCTATGGTGGTTACGGCGGTGGCTACGGTGGTGGCTACGGGGGTGGCCatggtggtggctacggcggTGGCTACGGACTGGgtcacggcggcggcggcttctCATCAGCCATCACGTACCAATATGACAACCAGAAGGCAGCGCCGTACTACGGTGGGGGCTACGGCGGGGGCTATGGCGGTGGTTACGGCGGTGGTCACGGCGGCGGCTACGGCGGCGGTTACGGCGGAGGACACGGAGGAGGCTATGGTGGCTACGGAATCGCATTGGGACACGGTGGACACGGACTGGGCATCAGCCTCGGCCACGGGGGATACGGAGGAGGACTCGGATACGGAGGGCTAGGCTTCGGACACGGCTACGGATTGAAGGGATGAATGATAGATCCAGACTGATAGGTGAGAACAACGCTAGCTCGTTTgagcactcactcactcactcactcactcactcactcactcactcactcactcactcactcactcactcactcactcactcactcactcactcgctcactcactcactcactcacccccATCACTCACTCACCctcatcactcactcactcactcactcacccaatTTTTCAGGCAGACAGTGAAGTGTACTCTCTTTTTCATCGTGAGAGGCCTCAAAACACCCGTCACTGGCCATTCGAATTGTCCGGCATGGCGGGCAGGCAACTAACTAAACTTCGTGTTTTTTTACTGTGATCTTTAGATACGACACCGCCCGAtgacccattgagcgaaaaatcTGTTGTCCGTCGTCTGTAGctgcgaaacggcacctaaactcGCGTTGCCATGGACACCGACGCCGTGTCACGAGTGCTCCTCCACGGAGTTTCAATTGGCGGCGACGCCAGGTCAGGAGCGGCGCCTCGTTGGTCCAGAGTAGGCGGAAGGGCACGCCTGCTGCTGCATTGGCGCGCCAGGTGTCGAGGGAGGGACGATGGtatcaccgcgacgccacgtcaccgtgTCTCTTGCTATCAGCGCGAGCTCTCCTCGACTGAGCAGATGGGCAGAGCAGaggaaagggaacacctgctaaCGCTCTAGCACGCCAGTTCTTGCGTGACGGGTGAGGGCATCGCTACAGCGCGTCGCTAGATGGGCATCGCtgcgtcggtggcatgcggcgttggcaccgcaggctggtGCTGCTTGCTGGTTCGGGCAGCGCCTCCCTATACGGTACATTACCTGCAGCGCCAAACGCGGGGTACCGCTCAGCGCCGTTCAATGGgaaattaatgctttcgcattcaaaactcataagaagtgcttaggtgtcatCTGATTTCTTTTCTGTAGGCACTACGGCATACTTTGCGAAATATGCACCAGTATAGGACAATAATGAATATAAAGATTAGCACTGGAATGACTCGTGTTATATATTTACATTAAGACAATTCACGGCTAAAACTACTGATTGTGCACACAATAGTATCTGCAAACTGAAACATTCATTTCATAAACCCCATCTGTTAATATGCCTATATAAGGATATACCACAGTATTATCTCTTTGTCATCGACATATTAAACAAGGCAATTCGAACACCAACGTTTTATGTGACCTGTGAATTTTCGTAAGGTATAAATAGTGGGCCAACAAGAGAAGCGACAGCTACACTGGCGCCAATGTTTCGACTAGTATATTTGTCTTTTTCATACTTTGACGAAGGCAAGCGCCCTTGTCATTGGCCTTCACCCTGGCTTCAACCTAAGGCTTCCCCAATTATTTCACTGTTGGCCACATGTCTCTATCTTCCTTTGAACCTTTTACCTTGCTTGTCTCCCTACTGGCATAACAATATAGTAGTAAACACAGAGTATGCACGCCAGAAAAATACCCGCTTGGCAAGCCCGTTCTTTTAACGCTCCGTATTTGGACAACAATTTCACGGAGCCTTTTCTTTTAATTGGAAACGAGCAACATTTCTTCGTCTTCTGCTCTGCTGTGCGAAACCTTCGAGACGCTGATGGTTTTATAAAATCTTCGCTTTGCGAAGCCGCTAAACTCctattctttttattttccaaACACGCGGAATGTCCATCTTTAGCCATGACTTTGTCATTGTTCCTTCTTGGCCTTCGAGAACAAATGTCACTGCATTGGAATGTGTATTCgaccctgtttctttttttcccgtagTATTGTATATGCGCTTCCAGTTTTGGTTGTGAATTTTTCTCAGCTGCAGCCGCTGTAAGGTTGACGTCACACCATCGgacgtttgtttttctctttcggCGGCCTGATCTCCGAGAAATGTCTGCTAGCGTTGTCCCTAAGGATAACATGAGCCAACCATCGACGTAGGCTGCCTTAGACTGCGGTGGCGGTTCAGTGGCTAAGCCGTTGCGCTGCGAAACAGGAGGTCGAGTGCTCGATTGCttgccccggcggccgcattcctaTGGGTAGGGAATGCAAGAACAATCGTGTATACCGTGCTTCGAGTGGGCGTTATAGAACCCTATGGGATCAAAATCACACGGAGTCTTCCACAACAGCATTCCTCGTAATCCACTGTTCACTATTGGGACTTTAAACTACAACACAGCACACGTCTTAGAGAGACACATACAATGCACACTATCCATAACATTTTAGGATAAGTCTTGATTGCAAAAAAAACGGTAGAAAATAGTACCCTTGTTTATTCAAGGCTGCCTTTGTATGCAGGCGTTCTTACGTTTTGCTTTACCATCGGTAAAGCAGGCTTCTTATCGATCCCGTTTTTACGATAAAGAACTCAACAGTGGGATAGGCAGTCGTTCTGACAGACTCGACATCACTAAAAAGAACTAAACAAACATGCAATGAAACGAAAACGTGCGTAGCCCTACGCTTTAACAAGCAACATCGTGTGCAATTTATTACTGTACAAAATTGTTGTCGGTGGCGCAGAAGCCGAACAAAAGCCTCGAGGTACTCGCTTCGCACTCTAACGGAGACGTCCGACACAGTGATTAATGGCATGCATTGTTTGTATTGTTCCGTCATTTTCAGAAAAACAGCGAGGAAGAACTACAGCTAGGAATTTTCATTGTTTTATAGTTCCTTACCTCTACGATGATTTCAAACATAACCATTCCCTAATATCTGGAACAAGTAATAAATAACGCAGGACAGCAGAACCGGTAAAGCTGTTCTCTGATGTTTCTTCTTAGCTAGACGTTAGGGCAGGTTATAGCTGCGCTGACGTAAATCCCCACAAATGATCCCTTCTATTCAGGCCTTCTGCGAAACTAATACAATTGCACTGTCATGCTGAAGGTGTAGTGTATCGCATTATCTGCGTTAGAAATTGTTGGTATTCACTTTCATGTGTTTTATGTTCGTTGCTTCAGTGTTTGATAGAAACCTCTTTATTGGCAAGGCAGCGATTAGCCAATTCACTGTTTGAAAAAGTATTTGacttatttttgtctttttcttgcaGAAAGAAACCTTGGGGCCAACGCACGTTCCGCACTGCAATTTCTGTAAATTATTGCCTCCTTTCTCAAACAATGTGTCGCCTCGCACCACGAGTCATGTTTTGTGTGTCATTCGACTGTATAAAAGCCTAACCAAATAAAAGATGTACTTGTGGAATATTTTTGTGCACTCACCTACGCTCATTCACTTGTGTTAACTTTTTTCAGCAATTTTGTGGAGTGTCGTTCAGTCTACGCCGCGATGGTGGCGACAAATGTAATTTCTTTCTCGTGTCATCTCTCTACAAAGCCTTGTTTCAGTTCTCAAGCGAGGCTGTGTGGTCTATTGCTTTACACGCTGATGATATCAAAATGACGAAGCCTTTGAGGTTGCGAGCTCCGGACCCTCTGATATTATTCTATAGCAAACGCGAGCTGCTGAACCATTCACAAGGGTTTAACAGAGCCATATCATAAATTTTGACGCCCTTAAAGGCACATGCTCGCATTCCGATGTGAATGCTTCCAGTGTATTGTGTACTGTTTGCAAATGATACAGGCAGAAGACAGAAGGCTGTGTGGTAACAGATCGAAAGGAAGCAGAACGTCTCTTAATCCTACACATGCATCCTGGACTTCACATGTAAGTGCTCTAGCATACACGACCACCGTAATGTTGTGCTGTCTTCATTTCTGCAGACTAAACCTGGGCTGACCGTCGACATTTTCGCGGAACCCGCATCTCGTTAACGAATGACCCTGCCTGCACATGTCTAGCTGTCCAGAGATTTACGCCCTCTATAGCAGCGAATAAAATaggagaaaacaatttttttttgctttctacaAAGTGCGATGTGCATTCGAGCAATCACGACAAATATGTCCCACCACGAGTGATACTTCACGGCTCGGACGTCCTAAGTGTTTATCTTAATTCTGTATCGAAGCCCACAAGAGTAACCATCGGCCTTCTTACTGGATCTACCTTCTCTACGACTGACACCATCCAATGCTGCTCAAACTACGTGATGTCAGGAGAACCGATGCATTCAGAACGTTGTCACCGACGACGTTAATGGTTCGGTGTCACAAAAATATCCTGTTCGTATAGGCCAGGTACATGCCGACAGGATATAGTGCTCCACTGAAAGCTAGTCACTTCGTGTGATATCCTAGCAGAATTACACTTATCATGTATATCATTTTGAGAGGGCAATCATAGATTACCAGAAAGAAGTTTGGTAAAACGTAATTGCCAATGGTGCAGCTAAACTTCTACCTCTATAAAGTGCTCGACTATTTCCAGCAGTTGGGTTAAAGGGATGGGAGCATCAAAATATATTTTCCCCTACAGATAAGTGCGACTACGGGGAGTTGAGAACGTCCAATTCAAGACGCCCGCTTCTAACTTTCGCTACAAATGTCGACAAAGATCTACAGAGAAAACGGTCAAAAGTTCGTTCAATAAAATACGAAGAGTGAATTTCGGTGCGTCCACGGTAGCATATGAGTGGGTAAAGTTAAAAGTATTCGGGGCATTTAAATGCATTGGGCGAAAATATCAAACTTTTGTTAACTGTGCTTTGAATCTCTGGGTATTCAAGAATGCTCCGTGTAATCAGTAACGGGCCTAACAAGAATAAGCTGCTTTAGCGCAAACGGAAGAAATCGTGCGTTGGAAGGAGAACCCTTCAATAGTTTTAATATTGCTCTTCTGTTCtctgacgggggggggggagtgaacaCATTAAAGATACACCGTTAAGCAGCACATTTGTAGTGGTTTCGCATATCTGCAGCACATATACTAAGCTGATTCGTCATGTGTATGTTGTTTTCAGCGAGATAGAGTGATTGGTGAGGGGAGGAGGCTCTAACTGGCGGGCAACTTTCTGGGTGCAATGAACGAACAACTGCGGAGGCGGAGGTTCTGCAGATGTATTACCGCGCAGAGTAGTCCGGCGGTGTTTGACAGCCATTTTTAGTTTCTCGGAACATGTAGTAAGTGAGCGTAGCTTTAGAAGAGCAACGGTTTCGCATTAGTCCAAACTCGGAAGGAAACAAAAAGCTGAAAAATGGGCGAAACCTTACGCTCATCGGTGTATTTTTGTATCACTTCGCTGTTGTAAATAAGGTGTGTATATTTTCTATTCCCCAGCCTAAAGTAACGCGGATGAAGATgtgggacatttttttttttcacacgcgcTCTTCCGTAGTTCTTTCCTTCATTGCTACAGAAGCTTGACCGTCGATGTAGCGCGGGCCTGCGAGCCCACTGCCACCCTCCTCTTCCTACCACAGAAGTCCCCTGCCGCAGCCACCACAGGGACATATAGCGGCGGGAAAAGAGGAGTGCTTAAAGCAGTGCTATCCTTCCCGAATGCACCACCCTAGCTTCGGAACCTTCAAATGTCCCAAACCTCTCGCGCGACGGCATCTGCACTTCAGTGACCTATAATAGTTTGCCTTGGTCAATGACCGCTTTTGAAACTCGGTGGCAGGAGAGCACATGCCCTCAGTGGAGAAATTCTGGCTGCCGACCCCCATGCAAAACGAACAAAACAGTCAAAGAAAGCTGTTCGACaggaaagctgagctagttggtcaggattcataatgcagaaaaaagaggcgaggcgtgcagacaggacacaagagtagggaagtggacaacacacaacaacgtgttgtccacttctctactcttgggTCCTGTcggcacgcctcacctcttttttgcattatgaaagctgttcgctttaatAATCAGCATACTTCGGCGATTCATCAAGCTCTGACATCATTTACTGGGAGGAACAGCAGTGTACCTCAGTGGACACTATGTTAACTTTTGAAGGAAAGCTCCTTCTTTGGAATGCGCACAGCTTATTTCCATGTTATTGGTCGCTGTGACCCCCAAAATGCAAACATGGACGCCGTGATTCTAGAAAATCCGGCAGAACGTATCTCACAATGACTCGAGTTTAATGCAATTCCCGTTGGATTAATGTAGGGACTCACCGTATTGCCAACACCCTCAAACAAGTTTCCACCTTTTGAGGTTTATCGTGTCACACAGCGCTAATCGTCATCtgcctgcttgcgtttcctttgttgAAAACTCAGCGTTCGCTGCTTTTCTGTGGAGagtgctgtgtcacgctgataatgcgcaagccgttcgttacttgttaaagaaaggaaatgcaggcaagacaaAGGACTATTGTCGTTGTGGGACAattaagataagccccaaaggatgTCAATTTTTTAAAGAGTGGATGGTGAAACACGCTATGCATGAAGCATGCATACAGCCGAGCAGTTCCCTCGCACTTTGGTGACAACATTGCTGGCCGAGTTGTTTGGCACTGAGGTGCTTGACTAGCTAATACTATGCATGCCTGCTTTTTTCCGGGTGAGAATGTTGGAGTTGGAGAAGGTTCGATGCCGGGACTACGACATTAAGTTTCCAGTTGTAAGTCCAGCGCTTGTCCCCTGTAGTTCTTCTTTGTCTTCGTGTTTTTCCGCTGGTTTCTTTCACCTACTTTGAAGGTGACGTTTACGTGCACGCCATGACATTCCCTGTCATTCATGCCATGCATGCATGATCATGTAATTCATGTCATACATGGTCATGTCAGGCGCACCGGTATCGCGATGGCGTAAGAGGTTACATAAATGTTGATCGCACGAATAGTCTGTATGGCGCCTAAGATTCCGCACAAATTTCCAATGGGGGATGTTGCGTGGTACCTCAGTGGTTAACGGATTCACCTTCCAACATAACATCTTAGAAAGTTACCACTGTCACGGCCAACATTTCCTGATCATAAAACTAGAGCTACTTAACAAAAGCGCACCTGTGACGGCGCTGCTGTGAGTAGTCCCGCAATTtcgttaacatttttttttaaatggaaaATAGAGAACATGAGTGTTTTGTTTTTCACGACACATAAATGAAACGATACGTGGCATCCACATATTGTTTAGTTAGATATGTAGGCTTTAATGGCACAATCGCAACTCGGCCTATCACACACGACCGGCaatattgctttcttttgtttaaCCTTTCGAGTTCTCACGCACGCAGGACAGTCCCGTGTTTCACGCATTCCTTACATGCACAATGGCGTCCGCGTCTTCTGGGGGACTGCTACGGCCTTTCTTACCGGTTTGAGACGCCGTAAGGAGCCAATCAGAGCGATCCAGAGGGCTGCTACGACCTATTTAATTGGTCCAAAATGCCGCTATTTACAAATTTACGAATATAGCAAAATTTTACGATGTCTAGAAGAACACCTCGCGCTTAGTGTCCATATCACTTGCTGTTCTGCCTGACAACTCTCCTGAGAGACTGATGAGCAACTTCATCAACAGATGGCTGTCGAGGCACGCAAGACGATTGTGCCCAAATTCTGCACGGAAACAAGGTGAACCCATCCGGAAATCACAACCGTCGGCGTATACAGACGAGCATATCCGTATACCTAAAAAATGCACGGCAATTTTTGCTCACAGGCAAATcagccgacgccgacaccggattatCTGCGACACGGGTCATAAAGGGACTGACAGCCAATTTTTATGGTACccttttttaatgcaatggaaagcttgccggtcagagtgtctaatcagGAATTGGTAACGCGGAGAACGATGTGGAACATTTTTTTATCATaatttttctatctgcagtgAAGATGTAATctttcactggaagcatgctgaaaacgggAATAGGTGGGcgtgatagcgattatacgccgtaATTAGTGGAAGGtagacgacaagtgcggccgtagtTGTGAGAAAGTATTACTTTGTTTATAAAGTCGATGTTCcgacgcttcattttttttttcgaagtgtaAAAATATTTCTGCgttaatagctacgtgttttcgtggttttctgtccaactgctttggtatttaccCAGTCTAAACGAAACCAATATGATCGAAAGCGAATCGACTCTTTTACTCGTGATACGTAATTCAGCCTATTGTTGTAGCCATGCATTCGCTTTTGATTTCCGATGCATAGAATAAAGCgcgagtgtctaataatatatATAGCAGCTGCAATGTTAGGCAATAATTATTCTGTACTTAATAACAACCGACTTACGTGCGGTAACCCCATAGATTACATATGAAGTACCAAAATTTAACTGCCAGACCTCGCCCCTtgctggtttttgagactttctttgccaactTAAAATTATAACCTttacttaaatcgcgaacagcgtgctgggtTCTGTCACTATAAATCATAGccctttcatttccatcaacgtctcacaacgcATTCTGGcaagttgtcagtccctttaacgcTATTGGGTTTAACATCAATGAGCGTCGGAAATTCACGCCGAGTCGACTATGGCTACCATCGACAAGAGTTATGGAAGGTCGGAGAAATCAAAACCGCTACCAAACGCCCCCATTACATTACGCACGGATACATGCTCCGAAGCTCCGCCCGCgtagttttaacgcgacagcgttaagaggaAGTTCTGGATCGGGTGCTCTTATCTTTTACatgaatacatgtaaaaggagaattcgtttttccctgcaaccactacaccaaattgggcgaggtttgttgcatttaaaaggaaaactcaaaatttagtgactgttggtttcgaattttttatttatgtagtgaatttcttattaaaaattaacaaaaatcgaAGATTTTCAGAAATCGAAACTATCAACTCTACAACTCTGTAATTAAACAacgaaaatgatatcacaattctgtgaattgcacctaatagtacatctaaagcggacaaaattgacatgtcACACGTGATTCTCAAAAAAGTTAGTAATATGGACATAGAGCTTTCGAAGAagccttgtaaacaacgtaacaaattcatgtaagatacaaaatgacatatcgaatttgtccgctttcggTGATCTAAgggataccgtttacagaactgcgatatcttctcttgatgcagagttattaatttgtaaacttcatgcttctattttttttaaactttcaTTTTTTGAAGATTTTCGTAACAACATCCaagccttaaatcgaaattccgctttccAAGTTCACTACAAtttgactttctctctcaaacgcaacaaatttcattaatatcggtccaggggttacctcagaaaagcgtttttgcgtttcacatatatttgaacaggccgcgtcggagttgtgcccgagctaaagcttcctctttgaAGCTACCCCTGGACCGATTTAGGACCGAAAGAAACAAGAGCTTGATCCATACGGAGACATTTCCATCTTAACAAAAAAAACTAATTCTGAACGCACCAGTCATTTCATTTACCTTCAGATGGCAATAATAACGAAGTAGACAGAACATGGCCGCCTCGCAAACGCAAGCTCGCTCGGCTTCTCCTCATCGCAGCAGAAGTTGTCCGTGCTCTCTCGGTAACAAACAGCTGCTCCGGTGGCGCCGTTCCGCGGTGTCTCCGGAAAAGCGCGCGTCGGTGTGGTGCTTGCCGCGGTCGGTGGTTGGCTGGGGGGAGAATCTCCCCTTGCAAAGTGGTCGCCGCTTCTCGCCGTGTTTGTCAGTGCATCTCGTGCGCTTCTCTGCGGTCAGGAAATCCTGCGCGTAGACGCTTCGCCGCCGAGGTGCGGGCGAGAATTCAACGCGTGCGCTACACACGAGCGTGCACGGTTGAGAGGACGACGAGACTCGGCGGGAGAAACAGCAAGCGCAGCAGAGCAACTTGCTACTACTCGGCGATGAAGGCGTTGCGGCGTGGTTCCCGCGAGCCGCGCGCAGGGATTCTTCGCTTCGACTGCTGCTCGTTCGGGGCTGCGCCGGGAAGCAGCCTCCGCGGCCGTCGCTGTGATCCGATGCGATCGCGCGCGTCGTTTGACGAGTTCACGGAGAGCGTCCCTTGAAAGTGTGTGCAGCGCGCAGTGTGCAGTTGTAGCACGGCGTGCAACGTGCTTCGTGCCCGTGTGTTTCTCacttgcctgttttttttttcttcttcttcttcttttccgtgtgtgcgcgtgtgacaaCCTGTGATGCCGGGTGTCGTGGTGTTCAAGCGGCGCTGGTCCGTCGGCTCGGACGACTTCGTGGTTCCCGGGATATTCCTCCTACTTCTGCACACGATATGGTGAGTTAATGCATCGTCTGCTTTCGCGTCGCCCGACTTCGCGCCGCGTcgctttattgtttattttttttcccacgAATGGCATTTGCGCACTCAAGGCGCAAGCTCTCGCACCGACCCGAATGTCCTTTCCTAATCAGCAATGTGGTCTGGACGCGTTGACTGAGCTCAAGTTAGTGGTTACCGGAGTACGCGTTCCTAATTACAACCTCAGGGTCAAGGCGAGTCGTTTTACGTCTGCAGCGGACTCGGAGACGAGTGAGCGATCGGTTGGTTTTAATTCGCTTGATGGATCCCAAACTTCGGAGCCGACTGAGACCCCGGGAAAGAGAGGGTTGGCGGCAGGGTGGCTTCGCCGTAATGCGCCCGCTTGCGCGGAGGAGCGTTGCTTGCAAGCCTCCTCTCAGAGTTCTCTCAGACGGAGCTTACCGTGATGTTGTTGCCATGGTAGCAGGCACTTACGGCGGCTACGGAGGCggcagtccttttttttttcgttttctttttttgctttttcctgAAACTCTGATGCCCGGAACTGTGTTTCACTTAGCGCTGCCCTCTCTTCGGAGACAACTTAGGCGATTGCCGCCTCCTAATTTGCTTCCCGATACCACGTGGTCAGATGATTGGCAGAGTTCGCTATACCGATCGGATAACGTTATCTAATCTTCCGGGATGACTCGATTTCCGTTACTGAACACGGTAATGCAACCGTCGGGCGCGTTTTATCGGTCGACTCCTTTATAGCGTGACAAATTGAATTTACCGGGTTGTCGCTCGCGGCAGGGTTATCAAATCACTCGGCTTAATACTTTGCGGTGCTTGAAGCGCCGCCTATGAAAGGACGTGGCCAATCAGTGCAAGAATCTAAGTAGATTTGGCGCTTTGCATGCACAGAAGCGATAATGAACATTGTGTCAATACAGTCGCGGTAATTGTTTCGGCAACTGGGTAGCGATGAGCACTCCGGGCGGCGCACTTATCCGTGGCCGGGAGTCGAACTAAAGGCTTCGTGCTCGGTAGCAGGGCGTCATGGCGAGTTGTTCTTTTGCCGAATGATTTAGGTGCAGATCGCTGTGGTctactggcacgtacccactctgggggagtggccaagaatcgggtaggTTATGATAAAGTGTAAAATTGGGCGAGTTGTTTTTGAGGCCGATTCCTTCAGAGAAcacatattggcctcgagctccaccactggaaaagctggcgccaccatcggcgtgacgtgctaggagggatcacgtggacatagcggccgcgtcggctgtttcgggcgcgccgaagcgagctgaaaacgagtttaaattctttcgtacgctgcggtcctcatttagtggcgaaattttcccgcttcgagtgtctcctttacatcgcttgaaagcactacaataggtagtggctgcctttgaaggcgcgcaacatggtaagctactgttcggtgccgcagggccggacgcacgtaacggaggccggtgtcagccttattcacacgtagccgcaggacaagaagctgcgtgaagcttggctcgcgaaacataaaaccggcaaacagtcatcggctacaactcgggtgtgcagcgagcacagacgcgaggaagatttctgctacggcgcccggtctgcgatgttctgaaaacgcgcactgagacgctcgcccgagtccgctgcccgactaatgtcggggcggtttggtctatgaacttgtcgatgctatagatactggcaaattcagtggagtggaaaggcagcggtaagaagcacatttaaagaaagcatggcatatggtcatgtttgtgttatgattaatgcactggattacaaaaaaggagcagcgggaaattgcacgctgagaacaccgataaatatacagtgcggcgcaactcgagaaatagtattgaaaggtcaaagaatttagaagacaaaaaaaaaagattgaatcgtcgcgacggcacatcacagtccccgtaggcgtcgaagtctctgcaacgaaattatttttgaacagctgtgatagcgcccacgcaacaatggttgcttgtatactgtcaaatgctcatattctgcggtctaaagcatggcacggtgcgaaaacgcgcgcgcggtgaaagcgaaacagtgcgcggacaagcatgcagacgcgcagtcggtcgctgcgaatctgcgcgatcgctgcattgaggctttgttctattacactccatttagtaatacaaacactataagaacatatttcacatagtttgctctcagcgtttacctacttttcacgcaagaagccggttcgggagactccatcgcggctaCCGCGCGCAGTgccgttcactgtacgtattcggtaaagagatagcgtctggaaacgattgtgtgctttcagtttgcccaagattattatttagacagtaagaaacttctctcgtttcgaatgtacttacagaaatgtccaggagagctcgcgcgtggtgttttcagtgagcgctgacagcaaaacctatgaggagcgcggcacgtgatccctcatactacgccagcgaggcgcttccgatagatggcgactccgtaactcctcgccgccaatacccaCGAGGGAGACCGGCCAGACATCGATTAATGATAGGGCTACGTAGCAACGAATAGAACTTgaagaagcttttcttttttgatgagGAAACATAGAACTATTTACAACGTGAGTCATAAAAATTAAATTCCCGCACTTACTTCTTGTCCATCCCATAAGCTGTGGCGCTTACACACTACCTCACGCCCTTATGAAACATGCGTGAAATCGGAGTGACTTcgatttcatttcattcattgcGCCTTAAGGGCCCGAAAGCATTACACAAGGGGGCGTAGATCCAGTTTCCAAATGCGACACAATAAACAGCAACTGGGTGAGGAAATcaacaaaagaaatagaagaaaatgTGCAGCGTGTACGGTAGTACTAAAGCAACTCAAAAGCGCGTTGCGGTAGGTGTGTTTCGACCAAGAGCAGGCGGCGAGTTATTCGTTCGCTAAACTTCCCTCGATCTGAGCCCGAAGC contains:
- the LOC139050621 gene encoding ctenidin-1-like; the protein is MRVLIINAVLAVLATVASAGYLGGYGGYGGYGGGYGGGYGGGHGGGYGGGYGLGHGGGGFSSAITYQYDNQKAAPYYGGGYGGGYGGGYGGGHGGGYGGGYGGGHGGGYGGYGIALGHGGHGLGISLGHGGYGGGLGYGGLGFGHGYGLKG